A stretch of Desulfotalea psychrophila LSv54 DNA encodes these proteins:
- a CDS encoding DUF262 domain-containing protein: MSTCLKLAITKIGDLLLHDKITQDKDGNTITDINLVIPNYQRPYKWTAKNAIQLLDDIIDAKNENKETYRVGTLILHQEEESIYNIVDGQQRTITFTLLLKALGADSISFLEQPLANNPHNTRNIANNFRTLERRTNNIIDDKDSKELLDYIKNNCELIVIITENISDAFQFFDSQNARGKKLYPHDLLKAYHLREMNDLDVAETEKVVKGWEDLNQKELSALFSDYLYRVKEWIKGNKAWGLTEHNIYQFKGITRQDNFPYAQFYKGAFAYADTVNQSAMPFVSGIRNLKPFQLDTPIVAGKPFFDYAKHYFEILKDIQNNDKYEGYFINDNDIIKTLDLRIYKNGVGNRITRLLFDTTILLYVDRFCPERPAKMDLEMLNQFVVFAFVWAYSLRAQYYNVGWLSAQNYIIGNKVKNSFNLYKIITEADSPVSLLSTLSDRVNPLPIGCIKAKKDNMDKQNKDGIYQSYLHYFKTNKFVEGENEN, translated from the coding sequence TTGTCCACTTGCTTAAAACTCGCAATAACCAAAATCGGTGACTTATTGTTGCACGATAAAATCACGCAAGATAAAGACGGCAATACCATTACTGACATTAACTTGGTGATACCAAATTATCAGCGGCCTTATAAATGGACAGCAAAAAATGCAATTCAACTACTGGATGACATTATTGATGCAAAAAATGAAAATAAAGAAACCTACCGAGTAGGGACACTCATCCTCCATCAAGAGGAAGAATCAATATATAACATTGTCGATGGGCAACAGCGAACTATAACCTTTACGTTGCTACTTAAAGCTCTTGGTGCTGATTCAATAAGTTTTTTAGAGCAGCCTCTTGCAAATAATCCACATAATACGCGTAATATTGCCAATAACTTCCGCACACTGGAAAGACGTACAAATAATATCATTGACGACAAGGATAGCAAGGAATTGCTGGATTACATCAAAAATAATTGCGAACTTATCGTTATCATTACAGAAAACATATCCGACGCCTTCCAGTTCTTTGATTCGCAAAATGCTCGTGGAAAAAAGCTTTACCCCCATGATTTGCTTAAGGCTTATCATCTTCGCGAGATGAACGATTTGGATGTAGCAGAAACCGAGAAGGTTGTAAAAGGTTGGGAGGACTTAAATCAAAAAGAACTCTCGGCACTGTTCAGCGATTATCTCTATCGTGTGAAAGAATGGATAAAAGGCAACAAAGCTTGGGGACTTACAGAGCATAATATATATCAATTCAAGGGCATCACCCGGCAGGACAACTTCCCTTACGCTCAATTCTACAAAGGGGCATTTGCTTATGCCGATACGGTCAATCAGTCCGCAATGCCTTTTGTTTCGGGCATACGGAATCTTAAACCGTTTCAGTTGGACACACCAATTGTCGCGGGCAAGCCGTTTTTTGACTATGCAAAACACTACTTTGAAATTCTTAAAGACATTCAGAACAACGACAAGTATGAAGGCTATTTTATCAATGATAACGACATTATAAAAACACTTGACCTGAGAATATACAAAAATGGTGTTGGTAACCGAATCACACGCTTGCTGTTCGACACCACTATTTTGCTCTATGTTGATAGATTTTGTCCCGAACGACCTGCAAAAATGGACTTGGAAATGTTAAACCAATTTGTGGTTTTTGCCTTTGTTTGGGCTTATTCGCTTAGGGCACAGTATTATAATGTCGGTTGGCTGTCTGCGCAAAACTATATTATTGGCAACAAAGTTAAGAACTCTTTCAACCTATACAAAATTATCACCGAAGCAGATTCACCGGTTTCGCTTTTAAGTACACTTTCCGACAGGGTGAATCCGTTGCCGATTGGCTGCATAAAGGCGAAAAAAGATAATATGGATAAGCAGAATAAGGACGGCATTTATCAAAGCTATCTCCACTATTTCAAAACAAACAAATTCGTGGAAGGTGAAAATGAAAACTAA
- the hydE gene encoding [FeFe] hydrogenase H-cluster radical SAM maturase HydE, with protein MEYGTEQGERVFAKIIARENLERSDLLTLLSLDTRADIAQLFRLAYEIKVDNVGKRVRLRGLVELSNVCAKDCYYCGIRHSNRSVQRYLMSDEQVFSAADEAIRLRFGSMVIQAGEQQSPAFTEWITRLIVGIKERSEGRLGITLSLGEQSLATYRRWFAAGAHRYLLRMESFTPALYSRLHPADHHYSRRFTALSDLRAAQFQVGSGVMINLPFQSLDNLVTDLLALRDLDVDMIGMGPYLPHAEAPLQGMAPDFIADPERSMDLGLKMIALARILLPNINIAATTALQALAPDGRERGLLAGANVIMPNITLPECKSNYQLYENKPGQDEICDESMLALVSGIDQIGESVGWDEWGDSPRYQARKNSNSS; from the coding sequence ATGGAATATGGAACTGAACAAGGGGAGAGAGTTTTTGCAAAGATTATTGCCAGGGAAAATCTTGAGCGCAGTGATCTCTTAACCCTTCTCTCCTTAGATACGAGAGCCGATATTGCTCAACTCTTCCGCCTTGCCTACGAGATTAAGGTTGATAATGTTGGTAAGCGTGTTCGACTGCGTGGTCTGGTCGAGCTGAGTAATGTCTGCGCTAAAGATTGCTACTACTGTGGCATCCGCCACTCCAATAGATCGGTGCAACGCTATCTGATGAGCGATGAGCAGGTGTTCTCTGCGGCCGATGAGGCGATTCGTCTCCGTTTTGGCTCAATGGTGATTCAGGCAGGGGAGCAGCAATCTCCCGCCTTTACCGAGTGGATCACCAGACTTATTGTTGGGATCAAGGAGCGAAGTGAGGGACGGCTTGGCATCACCCTCTCCCTGGGTGAGCAAAGTCTTGCCACCTACCGTCGGTGGTTTGCTGCAGGCGCCCACCGTTATCTGCTCCGTATGGAGAGCTTTACCCCAGCTCTCTATTCTCGCCTGCATCCGGCGGACCATCATTACTCTCGTCGTTTCACCGCCCTCTCCGATCTGCGTGCGGCCCAATTTCAGGTGGGAAGTGGGGTGATGATTAATCTCCCCTTTCAAAGTCTTGATAATCTGGTGACTGATCTTCTCGCCCTGCGTGATCTTGATGTGGATATGATCGGGATGGGCCCCTACCTGCCCCACGCCGAGGCGCCGCTTCAGGGGATGGCCCCTGACTTTATAGCTGATCCTGAGCGATCGATGGATTTAGGTCTAAAGATGATAGCCCTTGCCCGTATTCTCCTGCCCAATATTAATATTGCTGCCACCACCGCCCTTCAAGCCCTCGCCCCCGATGGACGTGAACGGGGACTTCTGGCCGGGGCAAATGTTATTATGCCCAATATCACCCTGCCTGAGTGCAAATCAAATTATCAGCTCTATGAAAATAAGCCTGGTCAGGATGAGATTTGTGATGAGAGCATGCTTGCACTTGTCAGCGGTATTGACCAGATAGGAGAGAGTGTTGGCTGGGATGAGTGGGGCGATTCTCCCCGCTATCAGGCTCGAAAAAACTCTAACAGCTCTTAA
- the hydG gene encoding [FeFe] hydrogenase H-cluster radical SAM maturase HydG has translation MTVQSSLLGPVTVDTTGLSSFIPEEAIASDLRETVDADAAMIHAIIAKSLGKERLLPRETATLLNVRDPELLQDIFRGAEQLKQAVYGNRIVLFAPLYVGNRCINNCSYCGFRSENSNCQRTTLTEQGLQDEVEALIDHGHKRVIMVYGEHPQYDAEFIAKTVEQVYRVKKGRGEIRRININAAPLDLAGFARVKEAGIGTYQVFQETYHQETYESVHLAGPKSNYLWRLHALDRAMEAGIDDVGIGALMGLYDWRFEVMGLLHHTIHLEERFGVGPHTISFPRIEPAQGSAFADAPPSGVSDADFKHLVAVLRLAVPYTGLILTARESVEMRNEVMRFGVSQMDAGSSIGIGSYAGEDEAEDKSQFELGDTRTLDEVIAELCRANYIPSFCTGCYRLGRTGEHFMEFAVPGFVKRFCQPNALLTFTEYLEDYALPATKKIGLELVEKQLAEMADQAMRERVEQRLQKIYAGARDLFF, from the coding sequence GTGACGGTGCAATCTTCTCTCTTAGGCCCAGTCACGGTTGATACCACGGGGTTGAGCTCCTTTATTCCCGAAGAGGCAATTGCCAGCGACCTGCGGGAAACCGTGGATGCCGATGCGGCAATGATTCATGCGATCATTGCAAAATCCCTGGGCAAGGAACGCCTCTTGCCCCGAGAGACTGCGACCCTGCTTAATGTTCGTGACCCTGAGCTTTTACAAGATATTTTCCGCGGTGCCGAACAGCTCAAACAGGCGGTTTATGGCAACCGTATTGTTCTCTTTGCTCCGCTCTATGTCGGCAATAGATGTATCAATAACTGCAGTTACTGTGGCTTTCGTAGTGAAAACAGCAACTGTCAGCGCACAACCCTCACGGAGCAGGGTTTGCAGGATGAGGTGGAAGCCCTCATTGACCACGGTCATAAGCGAGTCATTATGGTCTATGGCGAGCATCCTCAATATGATGCTGAGTTTATCGCCAAGACAGTAGAGCAGGTCTATCGGGTGAAAAAGGGTAGGGGGGAGATTCGCCGGATTAATATCAATGCAGCCCCCCTTGATCTAGCAGGATTTGCCAGGGTCAAAGAGGCAGGAATAGGGACCTATCAGGTTTTTCAAGAGACCTACCACCAAGAGACCTATGAATCTGTTCATCTTGCCGGACCAAAATCAAACTATTTGTGGCGACTCCATGCCCTGGATCGGGCCATGGAGGCGGGGATTGATGATGTGGGAATCGGCGCCCTGATGGGACTTTATGACTGGCGCTTTGAGGTGATGGGTTTACTTCATCACACCATTCATCTTGAAGAGCGTTTTGGAGTCGGCCCACACACTATCTCCTTTCCCCGGATTGAACCTGCTCAAGGTTCAGCGTTTGCCGATGCCCCTCCTTCCGGGGTCTCCGATGCAGATTTTAAGCATCTTGTTGCCGTACTTCGTCTCGCTGTTCCCTATACCGGGCTTATTCTTACAGCTCGGGAATCGGTTGAGATGCGCAATGAGGTGATGCGTTTTGGTGTTTCCCAGATGGATGCCGGTTCAAGTATTGGCATTGGCTCCTATGCAGGCGAGGATGAGGCAGAGGACAAATCGCAATTTGAGCTTGGCGACACTCGCACCCTTGATGAGGTGATTGCCGAACTCTGCCGGGCCAACTATATCCCTTCATTTTGCACCGGATGTTACCGTCTTGGTCGCACTGGTGAGCACTTTATGGAGTTTGCTGTTCCCGGTTTTGTGAAGCGTTTTTGCCAACCCAATGCTCTGCTTACCTTTACGGAGTATCTGGAGGATTATGCCCTGCCTGCAACTAAAAAAATAGGGCTTGAGTTGGTGGAAAAGCAGCTTGCTGAGATGGCAGATCAGGCCATGCGGGAGCGAGTGGAACAGCGTCTGCAGAAAATATATGCCGGCGCTCGGGATCTCTTTTTTTAG
- the hydF gene encoding [FeFe] hydrogenase H-cluster maturation GTPase HydF, which yields MQTVPKSMRLHLGIFGRTNVGKSTFLNFLVDQDVAIASSQPGTTTDVVEKSMELLPLGPVVLHDTAGLDDESALGHLRTEKTRAVFARVDLLILLIQPNQWGEIEEFIYQTALGKKKPLLVVSSHYDISPLSPQFRAEMATRRLHLLTCNALDRGGRDAFLTEFTATIATNNLLPITEPKLLGDLLGQFSRVVMIVPIDLQAPKHRLILPQVQAIRDALDHGAMITVVKEDRYADCLQEFSRLPDLVVCDSQVVDLMVAQTPEELACTTFSILFSRLKGDMAQMLAGAEAIDQLIDGDKVLIAEACTHHATEDDIGRVKIPRWLRKYSGKKVEIDVFSGRDFPENLEDYKLIIHCGSCMLNRQETLSRLEKAGELGIPITNYGMAISLMKGVLPRVTAPFSELVTINSHKRM from the coding sequence ATGCAAACAGTACCAAAATCGATGCGGCTCCATCTCGGTATCTTTGGCCGAACCAATGTGGGCAAATCGACATTTCTAAATTTTTTGGTGGATCAAGATGTTGCGATCGCCTCGTCCCAGCCCGGCACCACCACCGATGTGGTGGAGAAGAGTATGGAGCTGTTGCCCCTGGGCCCCGTAGTTCTCCATGATACAGCAGGCCTTGATGATGAGAGTGCCCTTGGCCATCTTCGCACCGAGAAAACCCGTGCTGTTTTTGCTCGGGTTGATCTGCTGATTCTGCTTATCCAGCCCAATCAGTGGGGCGAGATAGAGGAGTTTATCTATCAGACAGCCCTTGGGAAAAAGAAGCCGCTGCTTGTTGTTTCCAGCCATTATGATATCTCCCCACTCTCCCCGCAATTTAGGGCTGAGATGGCAACTCGCAGGCTTCACCTCCTCACCTGCAATGCCCTTGATCGGGGAGGCCGGGACGCTTTTCTTACCGAATTTACAGCTACAATTGCGACGAACAATCTTCTGCCCATAACCGAGCCAAAACTTTTGGGTGATCTGCTTGGTCAATTTTCCCGGGTGGTGATGATTGTCCCCATTGATCTGCAAGCGCCCAAGCATCGCCTCATCCTGCCCCAGGTTCAGGCAATCCGCGATGCCCTTGATCATGGGGCGATGATTACAGTGGTAAAAGAGGATCGCTATGCTGATTGCTTGCAGGAGTTTTCTCGCCTGCCCGATCTGGTGGTTTGTGATTCCCAGGTGGTGGATTTGATGGTTGCTCAGACGCCTGAGGAGCTTGCCTGCACCACTTTCTCTATTCTCTTCTCGCGCTTAAAGGGTGATATGGCCCAGATGCTGGCCGGGGCCGAGGCTATTGATCAGCTTATTGATGGTGATAAAGTCCTTATTGCCGAAGCTTGCACCCACCACGCCACCGAAGATGATATTGGTCGGGTAAAGATTCCCAGATGGCTGAGAAAATATAGTGGCAAAAAAGTGGAAATAGATGTTTTCTCAGGGCGAGATTTCCCAGAGAATCTTGAGGATTATAAACTTATTATCCACTGTGGCAGTTGTATGCTTAATCGACAGGAGACCCTATCCCGGCTGGAAAAAGCGGGAGAACTAGGTATTCCTATTACCAATTATGGTATGGCAATTTCATTGATGAAAGGGGTGCTTCCGCGGGTTACTGCGCCATTTTCTGAGCTTGTCACCATCAACTCGCATAAAAGGATGTGA
- a CDS encoding 4Fe-4S dicluster domain-containing protein, with protein sequence MYFKSYHSTINHEVLNLITKAFFSDDFAGNVNAIPIQMRPRDQKASSRCCIWRERAIIRYRCMAFLGFAIEQDDDELKSLAEYAEMALKRDSVTSTTLTFIDEACNACVRTHYEVTNACQGCLAQACIQSCPKDAITMVQGKSHIDSNLCINCGKCLKVCPYHAIVQIPIPCEVACPIGAISKDVSGRQVIDYDLCIFCGKCMAQCPFAAVLEKSQMLDVLKAMRSGEKLVAMVAPAIAGEFDASMAKLVTALKKIGFAQAAEVSSGADITAHKEAEEFVERMEEGAPFMTTSCCPAYTMLVRKHLTDLGEFVSDTRTPMHYTAAKVKAVDSNYKTVFIGPCVAKRKEGARDEGVDYVLTFQELGSLFAALEIDFEQCEDGEYMFPAMREGRSFPVTGGVTAGITAMIGDRTEVKPISINGLDKMSMRELKRYSQKREAPGNFIEVMGCEGGCVAGPANLISLKKATKKCQDFAKNSPSILDK encoded by the coding sequence ATGTATTTCAAAAGTTATCACAGCACTATCAATCATGAAGTTCTTAATCTTATCACCAAGGCTTTTTTTAGCGATGATTTTGCTGGAAATGTTAATGCCATCCCCATTCAGATGCGGCCTAGAGACCAAAAGGCAAGCTCCCGTTGCTGTATCTGGCGCGAGCGGGCAATTATTCGCTATCGCTGTATGGCTTTTTTGGGATTTGCTATTGAACAAGATGATGACGAGCTGAAGTCTCTGGCTGAATATGCAGAGATGGCGCTTAAGCGTGATTCAGTAACTTCCACCACCCTCACCTTTATTGATGAGGCGTGTAATGCCTGTGTTCGTACCCATTATGAGGTTACCAATGCCTGTCAGGGATGTCTTGCCCAAGCCTGTATTCAGAGCTGCCCTAAAGATGCTATCACCATGGTTCAGGGAAAATCGCATATTGATTCGAATCTCTGCATCAATTGTGGAAAATGTCTGAAGGTCTGTCCCTACCACGCAATTGTTCAAATTCCCATTCCCTGTGAAGTAGCTTGCCCCATCGGTGCAATTTCAAAGGATGTTTCGGGCCGTCAGGTTATTGATTATGATCTCTGTATCTTTTGTGGAAAGTGTATGGCCCAATGTCCCTTTGCGGCTGTACTTGAAAAGTCACAAATGCTTGATGTGCTCAAGGCGATGAGGTCAGGGGAGAAGTTGGTTGCAATGGTTGCTCCTGCCATTGCCGGAGAGTTTGATGCCAGCATGGCAAAGCTTGTGACGGCCCTAAAAAAAATAGGCTTTGCTCAGGCGGCGGAAGTCTCAAGTGGGGCTGATATCACCGCTCATAAAGAGGCGGAGGAGTTTGTGGAGCGGATGGAGGAAGGTGCACCATTTATGACCACATCCTGCTGTCCTGCTTATACCATGCTGGTGAGGAAGCACCTCACTGATCTTGGCGAATTTGTTTCGGATACCAGAACGCCAATGCACTACACCGCAGCCAAGGTCAAGGCCGTAGATTCAAACTATAAGACTGTTTTTATTGGTCCCTGTGTGGCCAAGCGTAAAGAGGGTGCTCGGGATGAGGGCGTTGATTATGTGCTGACCTTCCAGGAGCTTGGTAGCCTTTTTGCCGCCCTTGAAATTGACTTTGAGCAGTGCGAAGATGGCGAATATATGTTTCCTGCTATGCGGGAGGGTCGTAGCTTTCCGGTGACTGGTGGTGTTACCGCTGGCATCACCGCAATGATTGGTGATCGAACTGAGGTAAAGCCGATAAGTATCAATGGTCTTGACAAGATGAGCATGCGCGAACTCAAGCGCTATAGCCAAAAGAGAGAGGCTCCCGGCAACTTTATCGAAGTCATGGGCTGTGAAGGTGGCTGTGTTGCCGGACCTGCTAATCTGATCTCCTTGAAGAAGGCGACCAAAAAGTGCCAGGATTTTGCCAAAAATAGCCCCAGCATTCTCGACAAGTAA
- a CDS encoding ATP-binding protein gives MTKELLKIDLDDIKNRYVNDGDLICCSVDTANYPHIQPIVFLKDDVFYNISNEDSRTIYNSRFKEHISDTEEIFSPLYERFLPNELFLLNRFADNKSKWSAADPYFFAFGNDTLPITNHQALEVFDGFFSLENDFFVPKHNELLELLKNKIDKGITNRFYVKTQDTVFGPFEAKKIETNSVKLAAVTINNDTIYEWNYSTIKNDSIFEFSEPERNNKIIRSITSGWLKKEDSKKSIIFKPDSEILKWVSQRTKKSCSLTKSDYKKFEEITKAFLSYEVNSDEKFIYKRAIKLIEKSKENKKIVDGFIDFLPGSSIITEKLEALEKEAEETLYKNKIIKKENKEIDEEIKNNTQIKNDLLNKIEELKKKTEFEQIEVTKRENEELTLQIKKDETLRKESEKREKYSELYKINAEIRKKENAIEDLKEKERELSAVITDLSDQFINKQKEAHSSLRELIKSKTHFDFISGRNFEDENKTVEDFSPIIIDSFYKNVLEDTGFVSHEKFLLDKIATSLKYYGRNYDNNFIANVLISLYQNMGTIFAGLPGTGKTSLARIISKILTKDNRKVVEIPVARGWSSQKDFIGFYNPLSKKFIPTNEKMYSLLRLSDEEVSLKTYKENNIGIVILDEANLSPMEHYWSSFYNLTDSRVDDENMLEINIGTEAELKFANNIRFISTINIDQTTEELSPRILDRCNVIRIPTDNISYTHSANKYNSQTDIEINFSDIIKLFNLKDFNNGLTPEDLENESYKKIYLEYCKTKDALKKLKITVSPRIDNAFTDYFLTALRFMPEYKALDYFIAQRLLTKIDGQGEAYKKNLAILLEKLKEIFINDHSTKSFKNDSIEILEEIIETGSESEFYNNYNYFLIS, from the coding sequence ATGACAAAAGAACTACTTAAGATAGATCTCGATGATATAAAAAATAGATATGTAAACGATGGAGACTTAATTTGCTGTAGCGTCGATACCGCAAATTACCCTCACATTCAACCTATAGTTTTCTTAAAAGACGATGTTTTCTACAATATATCTAATGAAGACTCACGAACAATATACAACTCTAGGTTTAAAGAACATATCAGTGACACTGAAGAAATATTCAGTCCACTCTATGAAAGATTTTTACCAAATGAATTATTTTTATTAAATAGATTCGCTGACAATAAAAGTAAATGGTCTGCGGCAGATCCTTACTTTTTTGCTTTTGGAAACGACACATTACCAATCACAAACCATCAAGCCTTAGAAGTTTTTGATGGATTTTTTTCCTTAGAAAATGATTTCTTCGTCCCCAAGCATAATGAATTACTTGAATTACTCAAAAATAAAATTGACAAGGGCATAACAAACCGTTTCTATGTCAAAACACAAGACACTGTTTTTGGCCCCTTTGAAGCAAAAAAGATAGAAACGAATAGTGTTAAATTGGCAGCAGTTACCATAAATAATGACACCATATATGAATGGAACTACTCTACAATAAAAAATGATTCTATTTTCGAATTTTCTGAACCTGAAAGAAACAATAAAATTATTCGCTCGATAACCTCAGGATGGCTTAAAAAAGAAGACAGCAAAAAAAGTATTATTTTCAAACCTGACAGTGAAATTTTAAAATGGGTAAGTCAACGCACTAAAAAATCTTGTAGCCTCACAAAATCTGATTATAAAAAATTTGAAGAAATCACAAAAGCATTTCTATCATACGAAGTTAATTCAGATGAAAAATTCATCTACAAGAGAGCAATAAAGCTTATCGAAAAAAGCAAGGAAAACAAGAAAATTGTTGATGGTTTCATAGATTTTTTACCAGGATCTTCCATAATTACGGAAAAGCTAGAAGCACTTGAAAAAGAAGCAGAGGAAACACTCTATAAAAACAAAATAATAAAAAAAGAAAACAAGGAAATTGACGAAGAAATCAAAAACAATACACAAATAAAGAACGATTTACTTAACAAAATAGAAGAACTCAAGAAAAAAACGGAATTTGAACAAATAGAAGTTACCAAGAGAGAAAATGAGGAGCTCACATTACAAATCAAAAAAGATGAAACGCTAAGAAAAGAATCTGAAAAAAGAGAAAAATACTCGGAACTCTATAAAATAAATGCAGAAATCAGAAAAAAAGAAAACGCGATTGAAGATCTCAAGGAAAAAGAGAGGGAGTTGAGTGCGGTTATAACAGACTTATCTGACCAATTTATCAATAAACAAAAAGAAGCTCACAGTAGTCTACGGGAATTAATAAAATCGAAAACTCATTTTGATTTTATCAGTGGGAGGAATTTTGAAGATGAAAATAAAACTGTGGAAGATTTTAGTCCGATTATTATAGATTCTTTTTATAAAAATGTTTTAGAAGACACAGGTTTTGTTTCGCATGAAAAATTTTTACTAGATAAAATTGCCACCTCCTTAAAATATTATGGCAGGAATTATGACAACAACTTTATTGCTAATGTGTTGATATCTCTATATCAAAACATGGGCACTATCTTTGCTGGACTACCAGGAACTGGAAAAACTTCTTTAGCCAGAATTATTTCAAAAATTTTAACAAAAGATAACAGGAAAGTTGTTGAAATACCAGTTGCACGTGGTTGGAGTTCTCAAAAAGACTTTATAGGGTTTTACAATCCTCTTTCCAAAAAATTCATTCCGACAAATGAAAAAATGTACTCTTTATTAAGGTTAAGCGATGAAGAGGTCTCCTTAAAGACATATAAAGAAAATAATATAGGAATTGTCATCCTTGACGAAGCCAATCTGAGCCCAATGGAACATTATTGGTCTAGTTTTTATAACTTAACAGATAGTAGAGTCGATGATGAAAACATGCTAGAAATAAACATTGGCACTGAAGCAGAATTAAAATTTGCGAACAACATCAGATTTATCAGCACAATTAACATCGACCAAACAACAGAAGAACTTTCTCCCAGAATTTTAGACAGATGCAACGTAATAAGAATTCCAACAGACAATATTTCCTACACACATTCTGCCAATAAGTATAACAGCCAAACTGACATAGAGATTAACTTTTCAGATATAATAAAGTTGTTTAACTTAAAAGACTTTAACAATGGATTAACACCTGAAGATCTAGAAAACGAATCTTACAAAAAAATATACCTAGAATACTGTAAAACAAAAGATGCTCTGAAAAAATTAAAAATAACAGTTAGCCCCAGAATTGACAATGCATTCACGGATTACTTCCTGACAGCACTTAGATTTATGCCTGAATACAAAGCGCTAGATTATTTCATTGCCCAACGATTACTAACAAAAATAGATGGGCAGGGAGAAGCATACAAAAAAAACCTAGCAATACTCCTTGAGAAGTTGAAAGAAATATTCATAAACGACCATTCCACTAAATCATTCAAAAATGATTCCATAGAAATACTAGAAGAAATTATCGAGACTGGCTCAGAAAGCGAGTTTTACAACAACTACAATTACTTTTTGATAAGCTAA
- a CDS encoding YkgJ family cysteine cluster protein yields MRDFTADLKIGKRNMAQVASLITPELRLKEASIAERQSKSSESQRDKLMEIYALAGELTAEISPLTPCRAGCSNCCHINISISPLEAGIIADEIGIDPGTGDITLTDDFYGSKCPLLVNEKCSVYHVRPYFCRRFISLMPSEYWCDHRRILNHDFPLLQFSEINRAYYQLINGGGLRDIRRWFQPRD; encoded by the coding sequence ATGCGAGATTTCACAGCAGATCTAAAAATAGGGAAGAGAAATATGGCCCAAGTGGCCTCTCTCATTACGCCAGAGCTCCGGCTCAAAGAGGCATCCATAGCCGAAAGACAGAGCAAAAGCTCTGAGAGTCAACGAGACAAGCTTATGGAGATCTATGCCCTGGCAGGTGAACTTACGGCAGAGATCTCCCCTCTCACCCCCTGCAGAGCCGGATGCAGCAACTGCTGTCATATCAATATTTCAATCTCACCACTTGAAGCAGGAATTATCGCCGATGAAATCGGTATAGACCCAGGCACAGGGGACATTACCCTGACAGACGATTTTTACGGTTCCAAATGTCCCCTCCTCGTCAATGAGAAATGCTCTGTCTACCACGTACGTCCCTACTTCTGTCGCCGCTTCATCTCTCTTATGCCCAGTGAGTACTGGTGTGATCACCGAAGAATATTAAACCATGACTTCCCCCTTCTGCAATTTTCCGAAATAAACAGGGCATACTACCAGCTGATTAATGGTGGTGGGCTGAGGGATATCAGGCGGTGGTTTCAGCCCCGGGACTAG
- a CDS encoding undecaprenyl-diphosphate phosphatase: MDVFQTIILGIIEGITEFLPISSTGHLIVASNWLSIEQNETNKAIEVIIQLAAILAVIANYRDKFTLKHKVLWSKVVLAFIPIGAIGLLFHKEIKTLFTVPMVGTMFIVGGIVFLVLEHFYQERSSHVQEVEAISYRQALWIGIAQVFALIPGTSRAGASIVGALLMGLSRKASAEFSFLLALPVLAAAAGFDLLTHYSDFSRGDMLTLSVGFITSFLIAYLTIRVFIGFLQRFTFVSFGIYRIAFGALLLWLG; encoded by the coding sequence ATGGATGTTTTTCAGACGATTATTTTAGGCATTATTGAGGGTATTACAGAGTTCTTACCCATCTCTTCAACGGGACATCTGATCGTTGCAAGTAACTGGCTCTCCATCGAGCAGAACGAAACCAACAAGGCCATCGAGGTAATAATTCAACTGGCGGCAATACTTGCCGTTATTGCCAATTACAGAGATAAGTTCACCCTGAAGCACAAGGTTTTGTGGAGCAAAGTAGTCCTGGCCTTTATTCCCATCGGGGCCATTGGTCTTCTCTTCCATAAGGAGATCAAAACGCTCTTTACCGTACCCATGGTGGGAACCATGTTTATTGTCGGCGGTATCGTCTTTTTAGTGCTGGAACACTTTTACCAAGAGCGTTCCAGTCATGTCCAAGAGGTGGAAGCCATAAGTTACAGACAGGCCCTGTGGATAGGTATTGCCCAGGTCTTTGCCCTTATTCCGGGTACCAGCAGGGCGGGTGCCTCCATTGTTGGCGCCCTTCTTATGGGTCTGAGCAGAAAGGCCAGCGCAGAGTTCTCCTTCCTCCTAGCCCTGCCGGTACTGGCAGCAGCAGCAGGCTTTGATCTACTGACCCACTACAGTGACTTTAGTAGGGGGGATATGCTCACCCTCTCTGTTGGCTTTATTACCTCCTTCCTCATAGCCTATCTGACCATCAGGGTCTTTATAGGATTTCTGCAGCGATTCACCTTTGTAAGCTTTGGCATATACAGAATTGCATTTGGCGCCCTCCTCCTCTGGCTAGGGTAG